In Methanoregula formicica SMSP, the DNA window GGAAGAGATGATCGCATGCGACTGTGACCGGTTCCGCGAGGTGCTTGCGCAATGGAAACCATGAGCGGCTCCTGCCGGCTCGGGCTCTGGCATGTCCATGTGTACTGGAACGGCGACATAGTCAGCCGCATCCGGTTCTCGCGGACGGGAATCGAAGGGAGCGTCCCGCTCCTGATCCGGCAGTACTGCGCCGGAAAGCCCATTGACTTGGGGGGGATTTTCTCTGTTGCGATGCAGGGCGAGACACCCTACAGCCGCATCTACCGCGCCGTGCGGGAGATCCCGTACGGGAAAACCGCGACCTATGGGGAGATCGCCCGCCATGTCGGTACATCCCCCCGTGTGGTCGGGCAGGCAATGGCCCGGAACCCCACACCGCTTGTCATCCCCTGCCACCGGGTTGTTGCGGCAACGGGGATCGGGGGGTTCTCTCCAGACATCGGGATCAAGGAACTGCTGCTGGAGATGGAGAAGAAGGGCAGAAAGGTCCTGCTGAAACCTAGTCCGTAAACTACTACATAGGGAAGATCTAAACTATTCTGGACAGCTACGGGAGCGGCACACGAGAGATGAGATCTGCAGTGATACTGGTCGGGGGCGAGGCGCGCCGTGCCAACGGGCAGGAGAAGTATTTCTTCCGGTACCAGGGCAGGACGTTCATCGAGCGGCTCGTTGATACGCTGCGGGGGCTCGTAGATGAGATTATCCTCGTTGCACGTGACCCGGAACAGTGCCGCCGTTTTGACCACCTGAAGGGCGTCCGGTGTATCACTGACATCCGCCAGGGGATCGGTCCCATTGGCGGGCTCCATGCCGGCACCCTTGCTGCACAGGGAGACCTGCTCTTCGTCTCTGCCTGCGACATGCCCTGCATTGATGCAGGGGTTGTCTCGTACCTCTTCTCCGCTATTGGTGAACACCAGGCAGCCATTCCCAGCTGGAATACAGACCTTCTCGAACCCCTCATGGCCGTATACCGCCGCGAGACTATCCTGGAGTACCTCAAGACCCATGAATCCTACTCACTGCGCTCGATGATACGGTCCATCGATACGCTGTATGTGCCCGTGGACGACCTCAGGCAGTTCGACCCGGAACTCCGGTCTTTCACGAATATCAACAAGCTCGAGGACCTCGAACAGATCAACGGGGACAATGCTGCATTGTAACGGGCCGTCCGTCTTTTTCGCCGTATACACCACGGGCAGCACAAATACCTTAAAATATATGTGATGAAACCAATCGATAGATCATTACCATTTGCCGGGAAACAGCCTGCTGAGCTGCAGGCAGGTGCACGAAGAGTATGAAACAGATCTCCCCTGAGAACGAGGAAGTCCTTCACCTGTTCATCATCACCGCAGCGACCATTGGCGCTGTTATCACCACGGTATTCTCCTTAACTCACGGGATCTTCGAGATATTCCCGTTCCTCTACATCCTTCCCATCATCCTTTCCGTGTACTTCTTCCCGAAGCGCGCAGTTCTCTTCTCCCTTGGCGTCAGTCTCACCTATATCGGGATGATCTACCTGTACGACTTCACCAACCCCGAACACATTGCGATTGCAACAGCATGGTTTGCCATCTTCATCACCATCGGGGTTGTCTCCTCGTCCTACGCAACGCGACTCATCGACGAGCAAATGCGGATCCGGAGCATCCTTGTGAATTCCCAGGACGGAATCTTCTGTTTCGATCTCACGACCCTCCAGGTCCTCGGGGCAAACGCCAAGTTCGCGCAATGGCTCCGCTATGACCGGAGCGAGCTGGTGGGAAAGGACCTCTCAAAGACCTGGACCGGGTCGTCCGAGCGCGACCAGTTCATCGCAGATATCCGGAACGGTCCGCAGAACCTGGAGACTGAAGGGGTCTTCCAGTCACGGGACGGGGCCCAGCACCGGTTCATCGTCTCGGCTGTACTTGTGTCACGGAACCGCGTGCTCTGTTCTGCGATCGATATGACCGGCAGCAAGGTCGCTGACGAGGAGATCAAGAAGACCCTGGAAGAACTCGATGTGCAGGTCCGTGCCCGGACGGAACACCTGGAAAAGATAAACGCGCAGCTTCAGGCCGAGATCCTCGAACGGCGCAGGGTGACAAAGACCATCCTCACACCGGAACCCGGGTCCAAGAAGGACCTGGAGGACGAGGAATGATCGCCATCCCGTCCGGTGGTGCCCCCCGCATCCTGCCCGGCACGGCACGGGGCCTCTGGTCCACCGCCATCGTGGCAAGCGTCGCAGTTGCCATCGCCTCGACGATCTTCTCCCTCACGCATGGGATCAACGAAGTCTTCCCGTTCCTCTACTTCCTCCCGATCATCCTCTTTGTCTACGTCTATCCCGACCACGGTGTCATCTTCACGCTCCTTGTCAGCACCATCTACCTGGTGCTGGTCTATTCCCTCACCAGTTTCAACCCGGCAATCGTCGCGGTGTCTACGGCATGGTTCGTCATCTTCGTGACAATTGGCGTAGTCACATCATCCTTTGCCAAGGGACTTGTTTTAGAGGAGCGGAAGTACCGCGACATCTTCGAGAACTCCCAGGCAGGGATCTTCACATTCGGTCTTGACACCATGAAGATTGGGGAGCTGAATGCGAAATGTGCCCGCATGCTCCGGTATGACAGAAACGAGCTTGTGGGAAAAGACCTCAGGGAGATCTTCACGGACAGCGCACAATACCAGTCCTTCACCCGCGAGATCCAGGCCCGCCCACAGACCGGCGATATCGAGCTGCACTTTTCCACCCGTGACGGGGATATCCGTCAGTTCATCCTCTCGGCATCAACCTCCCCGAACGATATCATCATCTGTTCTGTCATGGATATCACCGAACGGAAACTTGCCGAGCGGGTGATCCACAAGGCCCGGGTCGAACTCGAGGAACGGATCATCGATCGCACGCGGGAACTGACGCGGGCAAACGAGAGCCTCCTTGCCGAGATCGAGGAACGCAAACAGTTCGAGGAGGCAATCCAGCTGGCAAACAAGAAACTCAACACGCTCTCCTCCATCACCCGTCACGACATCCTCAACCAGATAACCGCGATTGTCATGTACCTCTCGCTTGCGGAGGAGCAGATCTCCGACCCCGAGGCCATCGGGCACTTAAAAAAGATCGGACAGATCACCCAGCTGATCCAGAAACAGATCCGGTTCACCCGCAACTACCAGTTTATCGGCTCACGGTCGCCCCACTGGCAGGTCCTCTCGGTTACTATCGACGATGCGGTAAAAGACCTGGACATGGGGGACATCCACGTGGAGAAGGAGGTGGGCGACCTTGCGATCTACGCCGACCTTCTTTTAGAAAAAGTCTTCTACAATCTTTTCGAGAATTCTCTCCGCCATGGTATGAAGGTCACGACCTGCCGGGTGACACACCGCAGGGACGGTGATGATCTCGTCCTCCTGTACGAGGACAATGGGATCGGCATACCAGCCGGCGCAAAAGAGAAAATCTTCCGCCGGGAATATTACCGGAACACGGGATACGGGATGTTCCTTGCAAAGGAGATTTTGGATACCACGGGGATTACCATCGTGGAGACGGGTGAACCGGGCTGCGGCGCACGATTCGAGATACGGGTGCCGGCGGGGGCCTTCCGCTTCGGATTATTGGAGCAGGGCGCACCGCAAGAGGCCGGGTAACCTGATCACGGGCCGTTCAGATGCTTTTCTTCCGGCCGCTTGCGTCCCGCATATAGTGGCCGAACTCGCTTTTCTGCAGGATCGTTCCTGAAAAGACCGGGCCGTCGCGGCAGACCCGGAGGCCGGAGGGGTCGATACAGCATGACCCGCAGACGCCCATGCCGCATTTCATATACCGGTGGAGCGAGAACTCGGTCTTGTGAAGGACGCCCTTTTCTGTCACTTTGGCGAGCACGGAACGCATCATCACTTCCGGGCCGCAGACAGCAATCCTGTCATACAAGGCAAGGTTCAGGTCATCCAGCAAGGTCGTGACAAAACCCTTGTTGCCCTGCGAACCGTCGTCCGTTGCAATGACGACATCGGTGCATTCGTCGAGCTGGTCCAAAAAGAGCAGCTCGGACTCCGTCTTTGCCCCAAGGAGCATGGTCATGACACAGTCAGCCTTGACAAGCGGGAGGAGCGGTGCCGCACCGACCCCGCCTGCTATCGCGAGCACTTTTTCCCCGTGCGTGAATCCGTTGCCAAACGGCCCCCGGATCCCGAGTTTGTCACCGCGCTTCATGGAAAAGAGGGCAGATGTTGCATCACCCACTTTCTGCACGGTGATGCTGTTCAGGGAGGAGAGGGCCATCGGGATCTCGTCCACACCCGGGACCCAGACCATGACAAACTGCCCCGGATTGAAGACGAACGGCTGGTCAAAGAAGAACGAGCGGATATTCGGCGTCTCGTTCAGGATCCGCGTGATCGTTACGGTTACCGGTGTCCCGTCAGCCATGGGCGCACCCCACGATCTCACTCGCCATGACACCATCCTTTGCATACAGGGCGGCCCGGATCTTCTCAAAGACCTGGATATCCCCGTGCACTGCGCTGCCGATCTCAACGGCAGATGCACCGGCCATCATCAGTTCCACCACATTATCGGCAGTCGAGACACCCCCGCACCCGATGATGGGGACCTTCACGGCCTCGTACAGTTCGTACACGCACCGGACAGCGATGGGAAAGATTGCAGTGCCCGAGAGGCCCCCGTAGCGGTTGCCGAGCACCGGGCGCCGGAGACCGGTAGAGATACGCATCGCCTTCACGGTATTGACCGCAACAATCGCGCTCGCCCCGCCTTTCTCCGCGGCTTTTCCGATCGCGGTGATATCCGTGACATTCGGCGTCAGTTTCACCCATGCCGGCAGGCCGGTCCTGACAACGGCGCGGGTACAGGCCTCAACAAGCGCAGGGTCGCTCCCGATGGCCGCCCCGTACCCTTCCGCGTGGGGGCAGGAGAGGTTGAGCTCGGCTGCCGCGACCTTGCCGGAGAACCACCCGGCAACCTCGGCAAACTCCTCCGGGTTGCCGCCAAAGATGCTCGCGACCACGGGCTTTTTTGCCAAGGGTGCCAGTTCGTCCACGAACTCCTTTGAAGGATTGGGGAGCCCCATCGCGTTCAGGAGGCCGTCTTCGAGTGCCACAAGGCACGGGCCGCTATGGCCCTCCTTCGGGAGAGGCCCGATGGACTTGGTCACAACGCCCCCCGCACCGAGCAGGAGCATCCGGGATAACGATGCGCCGGTTGTCCCGAGGACGCCGGCCGCGAGGAGAAGATGATTCTGCAACTCAACACCGCCAACATTCACCGGGCCCGGCCTGATGGTAACCATTCATCAGGAAATGGTCGTTATTTATTATTAGCATAACCCATATTGGTACCAGATGGCACGCCTAGCAGTGATCGGGGTAGGACGGATCGGCGGTGAAGTCGCGTACCTTGCAGCATCGCTCGGTATTGCCGACGAACTGGTATTGTTCGACACTGCCCCTGACCTTTTAAAGGCGCAGGTGCTCGACCTGAAGCATACGGGCCTTGATATTG includes these proteins:
- a CDS encoding methylated-DNA--[protein]-cysteine S-methyltransferase; the encoded protein is METMSGSCRLGLWHVHVYWNGDIVSRIRFSRTGIEGSVPLLIRQYCAGKPIDLGGIFSVAMQGETPYSRIYRAVREIPYGKTATYGEIARHVGTSPRVVGQAMARNPTPLVIPCHRVVAATGIGGFSPDIGIKELLLEMEKKGRKVLLKPSP
- the mobA gene encoding molybdenum cofactor guanylyltransferase, with the protein product MRSAVILVGGEARRANGQEKYFFRYQGRTFIERLVDTLRGLVDEIILVARDPEQCRRFDHLKGVRCITDIRQGIGPIGGLHAGTLAAQGDLLFVSACDMPCIDAGVVSYLFSAIGEHQAAIPSWNTDLLEPLMAVYRRETILEYLKTHESYSLRSMIRSIDTLYVPVDDLRQFDPELRSFTNINKLEDLEQINGDNAAL
- a CDS encoding PAS domain-containing protein, which codes for MKQISPENEEVLHLFIITAATIGAVITTVFSLTHGIFEIFPFLYILPIILSVYFFPKRAVLFSLGVSLTYIGMIYLYDFTNPEHIAIATAWFAIFITIGVVSSSYATRLIDEQMRIRSILVNSQDGIFCFDLTTLQVLGANAKFAQWLRYDRSELVGKDLSKTWTGSSERDQFIADIRNGPQNLETEGVFQSRDGAQHRFIVSAVLVSRNRVLCSAIDMTGSKVADEEIKKTLEELDVQVRARTEHLEKINAQLQAEILERRRVTKTILTPEPGSKKDLEDEE
- a CDS encoding ATP-binding protein; protein product: MIAIPSGGAPRILPGTARGLWSTAIVASVAVAIASTIFSLTHGINEVFPFLYFLPIILFVYVYPDHGVIFTLLVSTIYLVLVYSLTSFNPAIVAVSTAWFVIFVTIGVVTSSFAKGLVLEERKYRDIFENSQAGIFTFGLDTMKIGELNAKCARMLRYDRNELVGKDLREIFTDSAQYQSFTREIQARPQTGDIELHFSTRDGDIRQFILSASTSPNDIIICSVMDITERKLAERVIHKARVELEERIIDRTRELTRANESLLAEIEERKQFEEAIQLANKKLNTLSSITRHDILNQITAIVMYLSLAEEQISDPEAIGHLKKIGQITQLIQKQIRFTRNYQFIGSRSPHWQVLSVTIDDAVKDLDMGDIHVEKEVGDLAIYADLLLEKVFYNLFENSLRHGMKVTTCRVTHRRDGDDLVLLYEDNGIGIPAGAKEKIFRREYYRNTGYGMFLAKEILDTTGITIVETGEPGCGARFEIRVPAGAFRFGLLEQGAPQEAG
- a CDS encoding dihydroorotate dehydrogenase electron transfer subunit, yielding MADGTPVTVTITRILNETPNIRSFFFDQPFVFNPGQFVMVWVPGVDEIPMALSSLNSITVQKVGDATSALFSMKRGDKLGIRGPFGNGFTHGEKVLAIAGGVGAAPLLPLVKADCVMTMLLGAKTESELLFLDQLDECTDVVIATDDGSQGNKGFVTTLLDDLNLALYDRIAVCGPEVMMRSVLAKVTEKGVLHKTEFSLHRYMKCGMGVCGSCCIDPSGLRVCRDGPVFSGTILQKSEFGHYMRDASGRKKSI
- a CDS encoding dihydroorotate dehydrogenase, with protein sequence MVTIRPGPVNVGGVELQNHLLLAAGVLGTTGASLSRMLLLGAGGVVTKSIGPLPKEGHSGPCLVALEDGLLNAMGLPNPSKEFVDELAPLAKKPVVASIFGGNPEEFAEVAGWFSGKVAAAELNLSCPHAEGYGAAIGSDPALVEACTRAVVRTGLPAWVKLTPNVTDITAIGKAAEKGGASAIVAVNTVKAMRISTGLRRPVLGNRYGGLSGTAIFPIAVRCVYELYEAVKVPIIGCGGVSTADNVVELMMAGASAVEIGSAVHGDIQVFEKIRAALYAKDGVMASEIVGCAHG